One stretch of Natronobacterium gregoryi SP2 DNA includes these proteins:
- the sufU gene encoding Fe-S cluster assembly sulfur transfer protein SufU: MGLGSDMYRQQILDHYKNPRNYGQLEDPTFTHVGENPMCGDEIRMDVVLDDEGDEERIERVAFSGDGCAISQASASMLSKELQGKTVDELLEMDRDDVTDMLGVDISPMRVKCAVLAEKVAQDGAEIYRGELEVDKTTTED, encoded by the coding sequence ATGGGACTGGGCTCGGACATGTACCGACAGCAGATCCTCGACCACTACAAGAACCCCCGCAACTACGGGCAACTCGAGGATCCAACCTTTACCCACGTCGGCGAGAACCCGATGTGTGGTGACGAAATTCGGATGGATGTCGTCCTCGACGACGAGGGCGACGAGGAACGGATCGAACGCGTCGCCTTCTCCGGCGACGGCTGTGCGATCAGCCAGGCCAGCGCGAGCATGCTCTCGAAGGAACTGCAGGGCAAGACCGTCGACGAACTGCTCGAGATGGATCGCGACGACGTGACCGACATGCTCGGCGTCGACATCTCGCCGATGCGGGTCAAGTGTGCCGTCCTCGCGGAGAAAGTCGCCCAGGACGGCGCAGAGATTTATCGCGGCGAACTCGAGGTCGACAAGACGACGACCGAAGACTGA
- a CDS encoding DUF211 domain-containing protein, whose amino-acid sequence MAPITRLVLDVLKPHDPSVVTFTTQLGDLECADAATATVVEVDETVKTLRVTLEGDDLSLEAVREEIQDLSASVHSIDQVACGERTVEDPWLGR is encoded by the coding sequence ATGGCTCCGATTACGCGACTCGTGCTCGACGTGTTGAAACCGCACGACCCGAGCGTCGTCACGTTCACGACGCAACTGGGCGATCTCGAGTGCGCCGACGCGGCTACCGCGACGGTCGTCGAAGTCGACGAGACCGTCAAGACGCTACGGGTGACACTCGAGGGCGACGATCTCAGCCTCGAGGCCGTCCGCGAGGAGATCCAGGACCTGAGTGCATCGGTTCACTCGATCGACCAGGTCGCCTGTGGCGAGCGGACGGTCGAAGATCCCTGGCTCGGACGCTAA
- a CDS encoding oxidoreductase: protein MAPLEDPLEIGGVEVPNRLYRAPLLECAGTGPDAVETLIDDLEPAAESGVGLICQGATIVRGEGGCAAPGMTRVHDPEFVSQLSGLTERVHNHGGRIFLQLEHGGLRSMETWHAERRRQHPDLEQLAVSEPPWQLRVLDRLGFLSYDPHVLSAEEVYALAEDFGRSAAYAVDAGYDGIHISGANMGIVQQFLSPFYNRREDEFGGSPEARLEFLAVVHDEIRDRAGDVPVITKVPAETPAPPAPVVRRKLSLEDGVEIARRLEKIGYDAVVPVRASVVWDMSIVRGEYPERAWNSETLHEEYDAAFGGSGRRRLVALGNWLESLQYDFEPAWNEDFCRRVREETSIPVLAEGGIRDRERIDRLLGDSGEAPACDMVGMARPFYAEPRLGARLLENDDATRVLCESCNNCTIPQATGAPGICRTPDVLRKRGELEQQGAYDRA, encoded by the coding sequence ATGGCTCCCCTCGAGGACCCACTCGAGATCGGCGGCGTTGAGGTCCCGAATCGGCTCTATCGTGCACCGCTGCTCGAGTGTGCGGGCACCGGCCCCGACGCGGTCGAGACGCTGATCGACGATCTGGAGCCGGCCGCGGAGTCCGGCGTCGGCCTCATCTGCCAGGGTGCGACGATCGTCCGCGGTGAGGGCGGCTGTGCCGCGCCAGGGATGACCCGCGTCCACGACCCGGAGTTCGTCTCGCAACTGTCCGGGCTGACCGAGCGCGTCCACAACCACGGCGGCCGGATCTTCCTGCAACTGGAACACGGTGGACTGCGGAGCATGGAGACCTGGCATGCCGAACGTCGGCGGCAGCACCCGGACCTCGAGCAACTTGCCGTCTCAGAGCCACCCTGGCAGTTGCGGGTATTGGATCGACTCGGCTTCCTCTCGTACGACCCGCACGTCCTCTCGGCCGAAGAGGTGTACGCCCTCGCGGAAGACTTCGGCCGTTCTGCGGCGTATGCCGTCGACGCCGGCTACGACGGCATCCACATCTCCGGGGCGAACATGGGTATCGTCCAGCAGTTCCTCTCGCCGTTTTACAACCGCCGCGAAGACGAGTTCGGCGGGAGTCCCGAAGCACGCCTGGAGTTCCTCGCGGTCGTCCACGACGAGATCCGTGACCGGGCCGGCGACGTCCCCGTGATCACGAAGGTCCCCGCCGAGACCCCCGCGCCGCCCGCTCCCGTCGTCCGGCGAAAGCTCTCGCTCGAGGACGGCGTCGAGATCGCCCGACGACTCGAGAAGATCGGCTACGATGCCGTCGTCCCGGTCCGGGCGTCGGTCGTCTGGGACATGAGCATCGTCCGCGGAGAGTACCCGGAACGGGCGTGGAACAGCGAGACGCTTCACGAGGAGTACGACGCGGCCTTCGGCGGATCGGGCCGGCGGCGACTCGTCGCCCTCGGGAACTGGCTCGAGTCGCTGCAGTACGACTTCGAACCCGCCTGGAACGAGGACTTCTGTCGACGAGTCCGCGAAGAAACCTCGATCCCCGTCCTCGCCGAGGGCGGAATCCGCGACCGAGAGCGGATTGATCGGCTGCTGGGTGATTCCGGCGAAGCGCCGGCCTGTGATATGGTCGGGATGGCCAGACCGTTCTACGCCGAACCGCGACTGGGCGCACGCCTGCTCGAGAACGACGACGCTACGCGGGTCCTCTGTGAGAGCTGTAACAACTGTACCATCCCGCAGGCGACCGGCGCACCTGGGATCTGCCGGACACCCGACGTATTGCGGAAACGAGGGGAACTCGAGCAGCAGGGTGCGTACGACCGGGCGTGA
- a CDS encoding HD domain-containing protein: MIDEVRRGARSYFEDASPAHDWQHVQRVEALAETLLERHPGSADGEVLRLAVLLHDIGREKEDRGGIDDHSAWGATEAERLLEDVGASAATVERVSHCVRSHRFSTGPEPETLEAKLLSDADNLDALGAVGIARVFAYGGESGSPIHGPSVLPGETDPTDADDVSQYAHVHEKILQLADRMYTDVGGELADDRTQFVQEYVRQFDAEVAGDR; encoded by the coding sequence ATGATCGACGAGGTTCGCCGCGGTGCTCGCTCGTACTTCGAGGATGCGTCGCCGGCACACGACTGGCAGCACGTCCAGCGCGTCGAGGCGCTCGCGGAGACGTTACTCGAACGCCATCCGGGATCGGCCGACGGCGAGGTACTACGGCTCGCGGTTCTGTTGCACGACATCGGACGGGAGAAGGAGGATCGCGGCGGGATCGACGATCACTCGGCTTGGGGTGCGACGGAAGCCGAACGACTCCTCGAGGACGTCGGTGCGTCGGCGGCGACGGTCGAACGCGTCTCTCACTGCGTTCGCTCCCACCGGTTCTCGACGGGTCCGGAGCCCGAGACGCTCGAGGCGAAACTGCTCTCGGATGCCGACAACCTGGATGCGCTCGGGGCAGTCGGGATCGCACGCGTCTTCGCCTACGGCGGCGAGAGTGGCTCGCCGATCCACGGGCCGTCGGTTCTGCCTGGCGAAACTGATCCGACAGACGCCGACGACGTGAGTCAGTACGCACACGTTCACGAGAAGATCCTCCAGCTCGCAGACCGCATGTACACCGACGTCGGCGGGGAACTCGCCGACGACCGGACGCAGTTCGTCCAGGAGTACGTGAGACAGTTCGACGCGGAAGTTGCGGGCGATCGGTGA
- a CDS encoding VIT1/CCC1 transporter family protein — MSIVARLERLWRVLGKDDVRSISRRYFIANGFDGTLTSIGVVVGAYLSGIGDGLTAIAIGLGAAVGLGTSGVWSVWEIERAEAMAKQDRIEQAMLTELEDTRIQRENRAAQIVHATASASGPILAILLTLSPLALEGVVFTMLQAVAASIAVGVAILSTFGIYLSTLSRQRWYVAAVRMGLAGIVVTVLNIFLPG, encoded by the coding sequence ATGTCGATCGTCGCCCGACTCGAGCGATTGTGGCGCGTCCTCGGGAAAGACGACGTCCGGTCGATCTCTCGGCGGTACTTCATCGCGAACGGCTTCGACGGGACGCTCACCAGCATCGGCGTCGTCGTCGGTGCCTATCTCTCGGGGATCGGCGACGGCCTCACTGCGATCGCCATCGGTCTCGGCGCAGCCGTCGGTCTCGGGACCTCCGGCGTCTGGAGCGTCTGGGAGATCGAACGCGCCGAAGCGATGGCCAAACAGGACCGAATCGAGCAGGCGATGCTCACCGAACTCGAGGACACGCGAATCCAGCGGGAGAACCGCGCCGCACAGATCGTCCACGCGACCGCGAGCGCGTCGGGTCCGATCCTCGCCATCCTGCTTACCCTCTCGCCGCTCGCGCTCGAGGGTGTCGTCTTCACGATGCTCCAGGCGGTCGCCGCGTCGATCGCCGTCGGGGTCGCGATCCTCTCGACGTTCGGCATCTACCTCTCGACGCTGTCCAGACAGCGGTGGTACGTCGCCGCCGTCCGGATGGGGCTCGCGGGAATCGTCGTGACGGTGCTCAATATCTTCTTGCCGGGGTGA
- a CDS encoding aminotransferase class V-fold PLP-dependent enzyme, with amino-acid sequence MSQQELESLDVEAIREEFPILQREFDGQQVVYLDNAATTQTPDSVVDAMSDYYREYNANVHRGIHHLSQEASLAYEQAHDRVADFIGADGREEVVFTKNTTESENLVAYSWGLNELGPGDTIVLTEMEHHASLVTWQQIGERTGADVEYIRVDETGRLDMDHARELIDDDTAIVSAVHVSNTLGTVNPVGELTDLAHECDAFSFIDGAQAVPNRPVDVTEIGADFYAFSGHKMAGPTGIGVLYGKQELLEAMEPYLYGGGMIRKVTFEESTWGDLPWKFEPGTPPIAEAVGLHTAIDWLEEIGMDRIQAHEEEMARYAYDQLEAEDDVEIYGPEPGPDRGGLVSFNLADVHAHDLTSILNDYAVAVRAGDHCTQPLHDKLGVPASTRASFYVYNTREEVEQLVAALEDARELFA; translated from the coding sequence ATGAGCCAACAGGAACTCGAGTCGCTCGACGTCGAGGCGATCCGCGAGGAGTTCCCCATCCTGCAGCGGGAGTTCGACGGCCAGCAGGTCGTCTACCTCGACAACGCGGCGACGACCCAGACGCCGGACTCGGTCGTCGACGCGATGAGTGACTACTACCGCGAGTATAACGCGAACGTCCACCGCGGCATCCACCATCTCAGCCAGGAGGCCTCGCTCGCCTACGAGCAGGCTCACGACCGCGTCGCTGACTTTATCGGCGCTGACGGTCGCGAGGAAGTCGTCTTCACGAAGAACACGACCGAAAGCGAGAATCTCGTCGCCTACTCGTGGGGGCTGAACGAACTCGGTCCCGGCGACACGATCGTCCTCACGGAGATGGAACACCACGCCTCGCTGGTGACGTGGCAACAGATCGGGGAGCGGACAGGGGCCGACGTCGAGTACATCCGGGTCGACGAGACGGGCCGTCTCGACATGGATCACGCTCGCGAACTGATCGACGACGACACCGCCATCGTCTCGGCGGTTCACGTCTCGAACACGCTCGGGACGGTCAATCCCGTCGGTGAACTCACCGATCTCGCCCACGAATGCGACGCGTTTTCCTTTATCGACGGTGCACAAGCCGTCCCGAACCGGCCCGTCGACGTGACGGAAATCGGTGCGGACTTCTATGCTTTCTCGGGACACAAGATGGCTGGCCCCACCGGGATCGGCGTTCTCTACGGGAAACAAGAATTGCTCGAGGCAATGGAACCCTACCTCTACGGCGGCGGAATGATCCGCAAGGTCACGTTCGAGGAGTCGACGTGGGGCGACCTCCCCTGGAAGTTCGAACCCGGGACGCCGCCGATCGCCGAAGCAGTCGGTCTTCACACGGCGATCGACTGGCTCGAGGAGATCGGCATGGATCGCATTCAGGCGCACGAGGAAGAGATGGCCCGGTACGCCTACGACCAACTCGAGGCCGAAGACGACGTCGAGATTTACGGCCCCGAACCGGGTCCCGACCGCGGCGGCCTGGTCAGTTTCAACCTCGCGGATGTCCACGCCCACGATCTGACCTCGATCTTGAACGACTACGCGGTCGCCGTTCGTGCGGGCGACCACTGTACCCAGCCGCTACACGACAAACTCGGCGTTCCGGCGTCGACTCGAGCGTCGTTCTACGTGTACAATACGCGAGAAGAGGTGGAGCAGCTGGTGGCGGCCCTCGAGGACGCTCGAGAGCTGTTCGCATAA